The Thermacetogenium phaeum DSM 12270 genome segment CCCAGAGCGCTGCTTCCGGAAAGCGGTCTCATCAAGGCCAGAGTGAGAATATCGGGGGGAATCCCAAGCAGTCCGAGAAAAGGCGCCCCGATCCGGGCAAAGAGATCCATGGCGCCGGACTCGCGAAAAACCTTTATAGCAACAAACATGGCCACCAGGTAAGGGATGATTCTGACGGCGGTTTGAAAGCCTTCTGCCGCTCCCTTGATAAATGCTTCATAGACAGGAACACGGCGCACCCATCCCAGCACAAGAAACAGACATAAAAGAAAGGGAATTGCCCAGCGGGATACGGCCTCCAATAACTGCATCATTTAAAACACCCGCCGCCTCGTTTTGATGAAATTGCGCCATAGGGAGTCGAGGAGCAGGACGAAGGCCATGGAAAACCCGGTAGCAAAGATAGTAGGGCCGACAATCTCGGTGGGATTAACGGAACCTGCAGCGATGCGGACACCGATGATGGTGGCGGGCACCAGGGTGATGCAAGAGGTGTTGGCAGCCAGGAATGTACACATTGCATCGGAAGCCGTATCCGGACGGGGATTGAGCTTCTGCAATTCCTCCATGGCTTTGAGGCCGAAAGGTGTGGCAGCATTTCCCAATCCCAGAATATTGGCGCTGATATTCATAATGATCGCCCCTAGAGCGGGGTGTTCAGGGGGCACCTCTGGAAACAACCTAACAGCCAGCGGGCGCACAAGGCGCGCCAAAATCCTGATCAAACCGGCCTGCCGGGCGACCTCCAGCATCCCCAGCCAGAGAGTCATCAACCCGATTAGATCCAGGCAGACCTTGACCCCCTCGTCGGCGGCGCTGAAAAATGTTTCTGTGATGATGTCGATCCTGCCGTTTCCGGCCGCTACAACAACCCCAGCCAGAATCAAACAAAGCCAGATCAGGTTGAGCATTTCTTCTCCCTCCTCCAGTTGCTACCTTTTTCACCTCTATGCAAGGAGGGATTATAAATAGACCTGTCCGGCCGAAAAGTTTCTACCCTATCTTAACCTATGATTTTGAGAAAAAGTGACCACAGCCAGCTGCATATGACCTGCCATAAGGGAGGCTTTAAAGACACGCTTTCCCGGGCAAGAAGCTCAACCCTTCCGATCTCCCTCCCTCTCAGCAGGATTTTCCCCGCCCCTAATACCGCACCTTTCTTAACAGGTGCTTCTACATTGGATGCCAGTTCAATCCGATAGGAGAGATGTTTCTTCTCCTCCGACTTCACCGCCACGACCACATCCTGTTGCGGCGCCACCTCAACAAACCGCTTCTCCCCTTTACGCACCGGCACCCGGGTAACGGCGCGCTCCTTTTTTTGCAAGATTACAGCCTCATAGCTTTGAAATCCGTAATCGAGTAATTTCTCCGTATCTTCATAGACCTGCGGGGAATTTAGAACAACCGATATCAGCCTCAAATCCCCCCGCTGCGCCGTCCCTACCAAGCAGTTACCCGCCTGCCGGGTATAGCCGGTCTTTACCCCGGTTGCTCCCTGATACCTGGAAAGCAGCCTGTTTTTGTTGATAAGCGCCCTCTGCCAGGGGTGTCCCGGCCAGGGCAGGTACTTTTCTTCGGTAGCGATGACATCCCGGAAGATGGGATACTGCATCCCCTCCCTGGTAATGACCGCCAGATCATAAGCGCTCGAATAGTGGTCCTGATCGTGCAGGCCGTGGGGGTTGACAAAATGGGTGGTGCTCAGCTGCAATTCCCTGGCGCGGCTGTTCATCTTATCGACAAAAGCGCCTTCACTGCCGGCAACGCTTTCCGCCAGGGCCACCGCCGCATCATTGGCCGAAACGAGCATCAGGGCATAGAGAAGTTCCCTTCTGGTCAGAACCTCACCCTCTTCGAGCCAGATGGAACTCTCCCCTGTTTCCGCGGCATACCTGCTGACAGATACCTTCTGATCGAGGTCACCGTTCTCTATTACAAGAATGGCGGTCATGATTTTGGTCAGGCTGGCCGGCGGCAGCTGCAGGTGGGCGTT includes the following:
- a CDS encoding nucleoside recognition domain-containing protein encodes the protein MLNLIWLCLILAGVVVAAGNGRIDIITETFFSAADEGVKVCLDLIGLMTLWLGMLEVARQAGLIRILARLVRPLAVRLFPEVPPEHPALGAIIMNISANILGLGNAATPFGLKAMEELQKLNPRPDTASDAMCTFLAANTSCITLVPATIIGVRIAAGSVNPTEIVGPTIFATGFSMAFVLLLDSLWRNFIKTRRRVF
- a CDS encoding spore maturation protein, translating into MMQLLEAVSRWAIPFLLCLFLVLGWVRRVPVYEAFIKGAAEGFQTAVRIIPYLVAMFVAIKVFRESGAMDLFARIGAPFLGLLGIPPDILTLALMRPLSGSSALGIATEIIRTYGPDSFAGRLASVMQGTTDTTFFVLTVYFGSVGVRRYRHAVALGLLADLTGLIASLFICHLLFNP
- a CDS encoding D-alanyl-D-alanine carboxypeptidase family protein, which translates into the protein MRSRIYKTLSVLFATFFLITALNISLPERGEAAAGMLPELPDIQAKAAILMDEGSGRILYAKNAHLQLPPASLTKIMTAILVIENGDLDQKVSVSRYAAETGESSIWLEEGEVLTRRELLYALMLVSANDAAVALAESVAGSEGAFVDKMNSRARELQLSTTHFVNPHGLHDQDHYSSAYDLAVITREGMQYPIFRDVIATEEKYLPWPGHPWQRALINKNRLLSRYQGATGVKTGYTRQAGNCLVGTAQRGDLRLISVVLNSPQVYEDTEKLLDYGFQSYEAVILQKKERAVTRVPVRKGEKRFVEVAPQQDVVVAVKSEEKKHLSYRIELASNVEAPVKKGAVLGAGKILLRGREIGRVELLARESVSLKPPLWQVICSWLWSLFLKIIG